Proteins co-encoded in one Cytophaga hutchinsonii ATCC 33406 genomic window:
- the hemG gene encoding protoporphyrinogen oxidase, which produces MIAIIGAGISGLTLAYQLQQAGKPYILFESNSRPGGYINSQRFGKYLLEVGPNSILVDKKLEEFIHELNLDKLFEPAAIINKNRFIYKDANIQQVPSGPLSFLTGRFFSAKTKYAIFKELFNKSISKENETVYDFFARRFSAPFTQYTIDPFATGVYAGDIKQLLIEETFPQLVELEKQYGSIIKGIFKKGFGEKRKTGTFVHGLQTLTDTLAAQLHSLQLNTRVLNLRKQMDKIVLTTDTKHGIEELTFDKVVVCGTTFQAATLIKDSYPDLSAILSQVQYASMKAVFAAFKRTDVTHPMNGFGCLYPSAEQSFLAGTIWNSSIFNDRCPADEVLTTSFIGGMHHPEYTALSESELEQRAIQQLSKDLGITGKPTFTHVAGWNKAIPQYDIYLKKARLASKLLSDDHIYFRSNWTNGISLGNCIQSARDLALIL; this is translated from the coding sequence ATGATAGCAATTATTGGTGCAGGCATTTCAGGATTAACACTTGCGTATCAGCTTCAACAAGCTGGCAAGCCTTATATATTATTTGAATCTAACTCACGACCAGGCGGTTATATTAATTCTCAACGATTTGGTAAATACCTGTTAGAGGTAGGTCCCAACTCTATTCTGGTTGATAAAAAATTAGAGGAATTTATTCACGAATTGAATCTGGATAAATTATTTGAACCGGCAGCCATCATCAATAAAAACAGATTTATCTATAAAGATGCTAACATACAGCAAGTACCTTCCGGACCGCTGTCTTTTTTAACAGGACGTTTTTTTTCAGCAAAAACGAAGTATGCAATATTCAAAGAGCTTTTTAATAAAAGTATATCGAAAGAAAATGAAACGGTATACGATTTCTTTGCCCGAAGATTTTCTGCGCCCTTTACGCAGTATACCATCGATCCGTTTGCTACCGGAGTCTATGCAGGTGACATTAAACAGCTTTTAATAGAAGAAACATTTCCACAGCTGGTTGAATTGGAAAAACAATACGGCAGCATCATTAAAGGAATCTTCAAAAAAGGTTTTGGCGAAAAAAGAAAAACCGGCACATTTGTGCATGGCTTGCAAACACTTACAGATACACTGGCTGCACAGCTTCATTCCCTTCAGCTTAATACACGTGTATTGAATCTCCGTAAACAGATGGATAAGATTGTGCTAACCACGGATACGAAACATGGTATTGAAGAATTAACGTTTGATAAAGTTGTTGTTTGCGGAACAACTTTTCAGGCGGCTACATTGATCAAAGATTCCTATCCGGATCTTTCAGCCATACTTTCACAGGTACAATATGCTTCTATGAAGGCTGTGTTTGCTGCCTTTAAGCGTACTGATGTAACACATCCGATGAATGGATTCGGATGTTTATATCCCTCTGCAGAGCAATCTTTTTTAGCTGGTACCATTTGGAACAGCAGCATTTTTAACGATCGCTGTCCGGCCGATGAAGTACTGACAACGTCATTCATCGGCGGCATGCATCACCCGGAGTATACAGCGCTTTCAGAATCAGAACTAGAACAACGCGCCATACAGCAGTTAAGCAAAGATCTTGGGATTACAGGCAAACCAACGTTTACACACGTAGCCGGCTGGAACAAAGCCATTCCGCAATACGACATCTATTTAAAAAAGGCACGTCTTGCAAGTAAGCTGTTGAGCGATGATCATATTTACTTCCGTTCAAACTGGACAAACGGAATTTCTTTAGGCAATTGCATACAAAGTGCCCGTGATTTAGCGTTGATTTTATAA